From the genome of Phytohabitans rumicis, one region includes:
- a CDS encoding aldo/keto reductase: MEFRRIGDIEVSAIGLGGMPMSIEGRPDEDRSVRTIHAALDAGVTLIDTADAYHLYADEVGHNESLIARALASYGGDTSGVLVATKGGHLRPGDGSWTQDSSPEYLKAACEASLKRLGVEAIGLYQHHRPDPRVPYADSIGAIRDLLDAGKIRMAGISNADPDQIQQAQEILGGRLVSVQNQFSPAFRSSEPELALCDKLGIAFLPWSPLGGIAQAGELGSRFAPFGRVAEAHGVSPQRVCLAWMLAKSPVVLPIPGASRPESIRDSVAAVDLHLTAEELALLD; this comes from the coding sequence ATGGAATTCCGCCGCATCGGAGATATCGAGGTCAGCGCGATCGGGCTCGGCGGCATGCCGATGTCGATCGAGGGGCGCCCCGACGAGGACCGGTCCGTACGCACCATCCACGCCGCGCTCGACGCCGGCGTCACCCTGATCGACACCGCCGACGCCTATCACCTGTACGCCGACGAGGTGGGCCACAACGAGTCCCTGATCGCACGGGCGCTGGCGAGCTACGGCGGCGACACGTCCGGCGTACTGGTCGCCACGAAGGGTGGCCACCTGCGCCCCGGCGACGGGAGCTGGACGCAGGACAGCTCGCCCGAGTACCTGAAGGCGGCGTGCGAGGCGTCGCTCAAGCGGCTGGGCGTCGAGGCGATCGGCCTCTACCAGCACCACCGCCCCGACCCGAGGGTCCCGTACGCCGACTCGATCGGCGCGATCCGCGACCTGCTCGACGCCGGCAAGATCCGCATGGCCGGCATCTCCAACGCGGACCCGGATCAGATCCAGCAGGCGCAGGAGATCCTCGGCGGGCGGCTGGTGTCCGTCCAGAACCAGTTCTCCCCGGCGTTCCGCAGCTCCGAGCCCGAGCTGGCGCTCTGCGACAAGCTGGGCATCGCGTTCCTGCCCTGGTCGCCGCTCGGCGGCATCGCGCAGGCCGGCGAGCTGGGCAGCCGGTTCGCGCCGTTCGGCCGGGTCGCCGAGGCGCACGGGGTGAGCCCGCAGCGGGTGTGCCTGGCCTGGATGCTGGCCAAGTCGCCGGTCGTGCTCCCCATCCCCGGCGCCAGCCGCCCGGAGAGCATCCGCGACTCGGTAGCGGCGGTCGACCTCCACCTCACCGCCGAGGAGCTCGCGCTCCTCGACTGA
- a CDS encoding LysR family transcriptional regulator translates to MELRHLEYFVAVAEEQHFTRAAERMRVAQSGLSASVRSLERELGAPLFVRSTRRVELTEAGRALLAEARRTLASAEAARQAVAAVQGLLRGTLAVGAEQCLGVVNVAQLLAGFRDRHPDVEIMLRQGATADLCAELRAGRLDMAFIATDGKPPEQLDLIPLAAEPMMVVCHPAHRFADAAAVDWDDLEKEIFVDFHRGFGAREVTEVECAARRLSRRISVEVNDVHSLLDFVGAGLGVAVVPRPIARKRPNQVRAVPLTGPSSYTWRVWMALAAGRPASPPAAELLRQAQLTG, encoded by the coding sequence GTGGAGCTGCGGCATCTGGAGTACTTCGTCGCGGTCGCCGAGGAGCAGCACTTCACCCGGGCGGCCGAGCGGATGCGGGTGGCCCAGTCCGGGCTGTCCGCGTCGGTGCGGTCGCTCGAACGCGAGTTGGGCGCCCCGCTCTTCGTCCGGTCCACCCGGCGGGTGGAGTTGACCGAGGCGGGCCGGGCGCTGCTGGCCGAGGCCCGGCGCACGCTCGCCAGCGCCGAGGCGGCCCGGCAGGCCGTCGCCGCGGTGCAGGGCCTGCTGCGGGGCACCCTCGCGGTCGGGGCCGAGCAGTGCCTCGGCGTGGTCAACGTGGCCCAGCTGCTGGCCGGCTTCCGCGACCGGCACCCCGACGTGGAGATCATGCTGCGCCAGGGCGCCACCGCGGACCTGTGCGCCGAGCTGCGGGCCGGGCGCCTCGACATGGCGTTCATCGCCACCGACGGCAAGCCGCCCGAGCAGCTCGACCTGATCCCGCTCGCGGCCGAGCCGATGATGGTGGTCTGCCACCCGGCGCACCGGTTCGCCGACGCCGCCGCTGTCGACTGGGACGACCTGGAGAAGGAGATCTTCGTCGACTTCCACCGGGGGTTCGGCGCCCGCGAGGTGACCGAGGTCGAGTGCGCCGCCCGGCGGCTGTCCCGGCGGATCTCGGTGGAGGTCAACGACGTGCACAGCCTGCTGGACTTCGTGGGCGCCGGGCTGGGCGTGGCCGTCGTACCGCGTCCGATCGCGCGCAAGCGGCCCAACCAGGTGCGCGCGGTGCCGCTGACCGGGCCTTCGTCGTACACCTGGCGGGTATGGATGGCCCTGGCCGCCGGCCGCCCGGCCAGCCCGCCCGCGGCGGAGCTGTTGCGCCAAGCACAGCTCACCGGCTGA
- a CDS encoding Mov34/MPN/PAD-1 family protein encodes MLTIDRAIVDAIFAHARRDHPDEACGLVAGPVGSDTPVRHIPMQNAERSMTFFSLDSMEQLRVWREMDDRDEEPVVIYHSHTATEAYPSRSDIGIASDLGEPNAHYLLVSTREPATEEIRSFRIVDGAVTEEPVRIVDATVDPHAVQTYMFGQSPTTVDYECSR; translated from the coding sequence GTGCTGACCATCGACCGGGCGATCGTTGACGCGATCTTCGCCCACGCCCGCCGGGACCACCCGGACGAGGCGTGCGGTCTTGTCGCGGGCCCGGTGGGCAGCGACACCCCGGTCCGGCACATCCCCATGCAGAACGCCGAGCGGTCGATGACCTTCTTCTCGCTCGACTCGATGGAGCAGTTGCGCGTGTGGCGCGAGATGGACGACCGCGACGAGGAGCCGGTGGTCATCTACCACTCGCACACCGCGACCGAGGCGTATCCGTCGCGGAGCGACATCGGGATCGCGTCGGATCTTGGCGAGCCGAACGCCCACTACCTGCTGGTCTCCACCCGGGAGCCGGCGACCGAGGAGATCCGGTCGTTCCGCATCGTGGACGGGGCCGTAACCGAAGAGCCGGTCCGGATCGTTGATGCGACCGTGGACCCGCACGCCGTTCAGACGTACATGTTCGGGCAGAGCCCGACGACGGTCGACTACGAGTGTTCCCGCTGA
- a CDS encoding MoaD/ThiS family protein gives MAIEVRIPTILRNYTGGAKVVEGAGDTLSDLLADLDGKHAGLRGRLVTDEGALHRFVNVYVNDEDVRFLGALDAKLNDGDTVTILPAVAGGAFGFAAAAAMLGNRL, from the coding sequence ATGGCCATTGAGGTTCGCATCCCCACCATCCTGCGCAACTACACCGGCGGCGCCAAGGTCGTCGAGGGCGCCGGCGACACGCTGAGTGACCTGCTCGCCGACCTGGACGGCAAGCACGCCGGCCTGCGCGGCCGGCTGGTCACCGACGAGGGCGCGCTGCACCGGTTCGTCAACGTCTACGTCAACGACGAGGACGTGCGCTTCCTGGGCGCGCTGGACGCCAAGCTGAACGACGGCGACACCGTCACGATCCTGCCGGCCGTCGCGGGCGGCGCCTTCGGCTTCGCCGCCGCCGCGGCGATGCTCGGCAACCGCCTCTAG
- a CDS encoding PLP-dependent cysteine synthase family protein — protein MARYDSLLDACGGTPLVGLPRLSPVVPEGAPPVRLWAKLEDRNPTGSVKDRAALFMVRAAEAVGTLRPGDTILEPTSGNTGISLAMVAKLRGYRLVCVMPENVSTERIQLLRMYGAEIIFSPAAGGSNQAVATAKQIAVEHPDWVMLFQYGNEANARAHYETTGPELLRDLPSVTHFVAGLGTTGTLMGTGRYLREKVEGIEIVAAEPRYGELVYGLRNIDEGYVPELYDATVLTRRFSVGTRDAVLRTRQLVDVEGLFVGFSTGAVLHAALAVAHEAVKAGRRADVAFVVADGGWKYLSTGAYGGTLADAEEALEGQLWA, from the coding sequence ATGGCGCGGTACGACAGCCTGCTGGACGCCTGCGGGGGTACGCCGCTCGTCGGCCTCCCGCGGCTGTCACCGGTGGTGCCCGAAGGGGCGCCACCGGTGCGCCTGTGGGCCAAGCTGGAGGACCGAAACCCCACCGGCTCGGTCAAGGACCGGGCGGCCCTGTTCATGGTGCGCGCCGCCGAGGCCGTGGGCACGCTCCGCCCCGGCGACACCATCCTGGAGCCGACCAGCGGCAACACCGGCATCTCCCTGGCCATGGTGGCCAAGCTGCGCGGCTACCGCCTGGTCTGCGTGATGCCGGAAAACGTGTCCACCGAGCGGATCCAGCTCCTGCGCATGTACGGCGCCGAGATCATCTTCTCGCCGGCGGCGGGCGGCTCCAACCAGGCCGTCGCCACCGCCAAGCAGATCGCGGTGGAGCACCCCGACTGGGTCATGCTTTTCCAGTACGGCAACGAGGCGAACGCCCGCGCCCACTACGAGACGACCGGGCCGGAGCTGCTGCGCGACCTGCCTTCGGTCACCCACTTCGTGGCCGGGCTGGGCACCACCGGCACGCTCATGGGCACCGGCCGCTACCTGCGGGAAAAGGTCGAGGGCATCGAGATCGTGGCCGCCGAGCCGCGGTACGGCGAGCTGGTCTACGGCCTGCGCAACATCGACGAGGGCTACGTCCCGGAGCTGTACGACGCGACGGTGCTGACCCGCCGCTTCTCGGTGGGCACCCGGGACGCGGTCCTGCGTACCCGGCAGCTCGTCGATGTGGAGGGGCTCTTCGTGGGCTTCTCCACCGGGGCCGTGCTGCACGCCGCGCTTGCCGTGGCGCACGAGGCGGTCAAGGCGGGGCGCCGGGCGGACGTGGCCTTCGTGGTCGCGGACGGTGGGTGGAAGTACCTGTCGACCGGCGCGTACGGCGGCACGCTCGCCGATGCCGAGGAGGCGCTCGAAGGGCAGCTCTGGGCCTAG
- a CDS encoding MBL fold metallo-hydrolase, with protein MRLTVLGCAGSFPGPESACSAYLVEEDGFRLLVDFGSGSLSALQRYAGLHAIDAILLTHLHCDHMLDACTYVVVRRYDPAGPLPPIPVYAPAGAPDRIAAAYSPEEGLVDDVYTFYGLQPGTFPIGPFTVTVDRVNHPVETYGVRLESKGRVLTYSSDTAPCDALLRLALGADLFLCEASYLDGVDNPPDLHLTGREAGEVATKAGVNQLLLTHLVTAWGSEADTFDAATAAFGGPVEIVRPGSRYEI; from the coding sequence ATGCGACTGACGGTGCTGGGCTGCGCTGGCAGTTTTCCCGGTCCCGAGTCAGCCTGCTCGGCGTATCTCGTTGAGGAGGACGGTTTCCGGCTGCTGGTCGACTTCGGGTCGGGTTCGCTCTCCGCGCTACAGCGGTACGCCGGCCTGCACGCCATCGACGCGATCCTGCTCACCCACCTGCACTGCGACCACATGCTCGACGCGTGCACGTACGTGGTGGTCCGGCGGTACGACCCGGCCGGCCCGCTGCCGCCCATCCCGGTGTACGCCCCGGCCGGCGCCCCGGACCGCATCGCGGCGGCGTACAGCCCGGAGGAAGGGCTGGTGGACGACGTCTACACGTTCTACGGCCTGCAGCCCGGCACGTTTCCCATCGGCCCGTTCACGGTCACGGTCGACCGGGTCAACCACCCCGTGGAGACGTACGGCGTGCGCCTGGAGAGCAAGGGGCGGGTGCTGACGTACTCCTCGGACACCGCGCCCTGCGACGCGCTGCTGCGCCTCGCGCTCGGCGCCGACCTCTTCCTCTGCGAGGCCAGCTACCTCGACGGCGTGGACAACCCGCCGGATCTGCACCTGACCGGTCGGGAGGCCGGCGAGGTGGCGACCAAGGCCGGCGTGAACCAGCTTCTGCTCACCCATCTCGTCACCGCGTGGGGCAGCGAGGCGGACACGTTCGACGCTGCTACGGCGGCCTTTGGTGGCCCGGTAGAGATTGTCAGACCTGGATCCCGGTACGAGATCTGA